CCTTTAATGGTGATCAAACCGGGGTCACCGGGACCAGCGCCGACTAAATAGACTTTTCCTCCCGCCATCTGCTCTACTTTGCTCCACAACAGCTGTTGACTAAAATGAATCGCAAACCAACATTATAGCAGAGTTTGTAGAGATGGCGAGTTGGTTAGAAGTCATACCAGGTACCAAAGCCCACCATTCGTTCCGAATTCTGGAAGAAGGAGTACTGCATGGTTTTTCCATCCAGGTATTGAAAACCAATACGGAGCAAGTGGTTGTTTCGATCGCCGCGCCACTGCCAGCCAATCATGAAATTCACATTTCCGCCCCAGTCCACTTCCTCACGCAAATAGCCGTTAATCGCCCAGAAAGGGGCACCATAGATCCCGTTATGTTCGGCGGGGCTGAATTCGGCACCAAATTGCAGTTCCCAGGGTTCTGCGCCTCCATCTGTGTTAAAGGCATAGCCAATTTCGGCATACAGTCTGAGATCAGGATCCACAAAATACCCACCTCCCAGAACAAAGACATCGCGTACATAATTGATTCTTTGAAAACCGGGATGACGCTTGAGATATTCATCGCCGACATGAGCGCTGGTGTGATAATAAGCAAACTTTGCCTGATAGGCGCCCCGTCTCCAGGTTAGTGGAACACCAACCCGAAAATCAGCGGCATCCAGGTCGAGGTCTTCTTCAATGTTTAATCGCGGTGGCCCTGCTCCTTCGACGTCAAGCTGCCAACCTTCCAATACATCGTCATTCATGGAACCGTAGCGCAACAAGCCGACGCGTGCCCCTGCTTCCAGTTCCATCTGCCAGCCGATATCTTTTTCATTCAGAACCGCCAGCGCCATTCTTGGCTCTTTTGGGCCTGCTAAATAAGATGTGTAAAGCAAGTCGGTCGGTAAGACCGTCCAGCCCCAGCAGTTTCCGCCACAGAGTTCGTCGATGGATTCGGTATAGCTTCCCTCAGGAACGGGCATGGTCTCCAGATCCGGGTAATCCATATCGTCTGAAAATGCTTCGAAAGCGGATGGATAATCAGATTGTGTCGCGCCCACTTGCCTAATCGAGCCGGATTGACCGCGTGTCTGAGTACGGCTTTGGGAATAAAGCGGAGGCAGGCTCTGGGTAATATCCTGTTTCCAACCAGCTGACCGGACAGGATTGGCCTGATGTAAAGGTGCTCCCAGTCGTACCGGATTTTGTTGTTGATTGGAGTATTGTTGTTCCAGGTAGATTTGTGCCTGACTTGCCGGCTGCAATCGCTGACTTTGCTGCTGATCTCCGTAGGGCGATGGTGCCATAAAAGGCGTACTGCCTGAAGCCTGTTGTGCGAGTAAGTCTCCGCTAGAGGCGCATAACAAAAGCCCCAACAGTGTACGTTGTATGATGAATCGAATAAATAACCTCACCGGTGAGGCTCCTTATTGTGGACGTCAGCAAAAAATGCCGCGAAAATATTATGTGTGAGGAGATCAGAAAATCTGAACGGAGAGACTGAGAGAGGCTGATTCACGGAATGTGAATAAGATGAGTGGGGGGAGTATAGCGAGATTTTCAAGAAGCGAAAAGGTGAATTCCGCTTTTGACGAATTAGGTATCTCAATTTAATTTAATGGCATTAAGCGACTGTTATGCAACAGCTTACGGTAGGAGATTCTTTGGGATGATCTAAAAAAAGCCTCTTGGATCGTGTGAGATAATTCACAAAAAACGAGAGGCTGATTGCATTTATTTGATATGTAGAGTGTTTGCATCGTTCAATTGCAGTGTCTGTCCGGGTGTCAAATGCTTGACGACCGTTCCCTGATCAGAGAAGAAACGAACCTGAGCCGAATAATAGAATTCATGCGACTCGCCTGTACGCAGTCGGAACGGACCATTCCAAGGCATGGAAGGGCCTTTCAACTCATATAAAACGGGAGTCTTCGATTGATTGATGACTTTGGTGGGGGCTTTTTGAGTCCCTTCCAGCAGGGTAAAGTAGGAGGTATTGTGTACCGGATCACGCTCGACAAACCAGTGGTGTCTCACCTGGTTAAGCCACTCTATATCTGCCTTTTCTTCCTCTTCTTTCAGCTTGTCAAAACGCTCATACTCATCCAGAAGTAATCTGGCTACTTTGGCTGATTCCGATTTGGGATAGAGCCGAATCACTTTTCGCGCGATGCGTCTTTGTTGGGAAAGAACCAGCTTCTGCACCCCTTTTAATAATTCTTGAGCCGCTGCCTCCTGTTGCTCCGGTGTCATTTTTTCCTGCTCGGTATCGGTAGAAAATGGATCATTTTGCGCATAAGCCACCTGGCCTGCTGCTGTAAAAGTGATCAACACTGCGAACGCGCACACACGGCAGAGACGATACGTATTATTTAAGAAAAAGTCAGTTGGATTCATTAATCACACCTCAGGTTCAGCAAATCGATAATGGAACACTTGCTTCAAGTTTACCCGCCAAACAGAGGTGGAGCGTTTTTCCCTCAGAATTATCGCTGTTTTTTACGTCACAATTTGGAGATTGTCTGATTTGTTACCGTGAGAGGTACCACGGGCACATTCTTCATAAACACCTTATTCGAGACAATTTAACACACTCTGTCAGTTTATTTTTCTGATGGGGCAACCAGAGAAGACAACGCAAGGCATTTTGAATAAAATGCAGATGCGTGTTTCAACAAATCTATCAGTGAGTGAATTACAAGATCGTACAGAAAGTGCTTCCAGAAATGGCAAATTCTTCCCGGCCTCAATACGGACGTGTCTGGCTGACGTTCCTGCGCAATTCGCTGATTCGTGAAATGACCTTCCGTGGTAACTTAATCATTACTGTTGTCACGCGCGGATTCTGGTTTGCTGCCCAACTGATTCTGTTCGATATCATTTACCGTAATGTCAATTCCATCAATGACTGGACCCGCGAGGAATATTTTGCGTTTATGGCAACCGGAATGTTGATCAATGCGATCGTG
This window of the Gimesia fumaroli genome carries:
- a CDS encoding DUF1207 domain-containing protein, producing the protein MRLFIRFIIQRTLLGLLLCASSGDLLAQQASGSTPFMAPSPYGDQQQSQRLQPASQAQIYLEQQYSNQQQNPVRLGAPLHQANPVRSAGWKQDITQSLPPLYSQSRTQTRGQSGSIRQVGATQSDYPSAFEAFSDDMDYPDLETMPVPEGSYTESIDELCGGNCWGWTVLPTDLLYTSYLAGPKEPRMALAVLNEKDIGWQMELEAGARVGLLRYGSMNDDVLEGWQLDVEGAGPPRLNIEEDLDLDAADFRVGVPLTWRRGAYQAKFAYYHTSAHVGDEYLKRHPGFQRINYVRDVFVLGGGYFVDPDLRLYAEIGYAFNTDGGAEPWELQFGAEFSPAEHNGIYGAPFWAINGYLREEVDWGGNVNFMIGWQWRGDRNNHLLRIGFQYLDGKTMQYSFFQNSERMVGFGTWYDF